The Megasphaera elsdenii DSM 20460 genome includes the window TAAGCGACGCCTTCTCTTCGCCATGGACCTGGCCCATAAAGCGATTTATGAGCAGGGCAAGGCTATCCTGGTCGAAGGCTATATGGATGTCGTATCCGCTCATAACCGGGGCATCCGTAATGTCGTCGCGTCCCTGGGGACGTCTTTTACGCCGGAACAGGCGCGGCTCTTGCAGCGCCAGGCCAAAGAACTCGTCCTGGGGTACGATATGGACGGCGCCGGCCGGCAGGCGACACGGCGGGCCATGGAAATCGTCCGCGGCCTGGGCATGCGCATCCGCGTCTTGTCCCTGCCGCAGGGGAAGGATCCTGATGAATACATCAACGCCGCCGGACCGGAAAAATTCCGCCAGGCTGTCGATGAAGCGCCGAATGTGCTCGATTACATGCTCATGCGGGCGCTGCAGCAGTTCGATGTGACGACCCTCGAAGGGAAATCGGCCATTACGGCCATGGTCCTTCCCGTCGTCGCCGCCGTCGATAACCGGGTCCTCCTGGAAGCCTTCCTGAAGAAACTGGCAGGCCAGCTCCAAATCGGGGAAAACGCCGTGCGCAGCGAGTTCAATAAATACGTCGCTGCCCACCCGGAAGCGGGCCAGCAGCAGGTCGTTATCTCCCAGTCCGTATCCCAGGAAAATGCCGCAGCCCGCGGGAACGGCTCCATGGCCGTGGCTGAAGAGAATATCCTGCGTTTTCTCCTGGAAAAACCGGCTGCCTGCGGGCGGGTCCAGGCCAAAGTCTCGCCGGACCTCTTTGCCGATGGGCGGCGGCGCCATATTTACCAGCTCATTTTGGATACGTATGCACACCAAGGGATGTACACACCACATGACATCCAGCAAAAATTAACTCCTGAGGAGGCCGAAGAAGTAGCACGAATTATGGTTCTACAAGATGTCCCAATGGACGAAAATGTACTGATGGATTATGTCAAGCGCTTTCGCCTGGCCGATTTACAAAAGCAGTACCTGGCGCACAGCCGCCTGGCTGCTACTTATAGCCGGAATGGCGATGCAAGGTTGGCTGAAGAGCTTGCAGCCTGTAAAAAAATTAACGATGAAATGAAACAATGGTCTTGAGGAGCAGAAAGGAGCCTGTACACCATGGTGAATAAAACGACAGATGATACGAAAGTAACGAAAAAAACGACGAAGAAAACGACGCGCCGTAAGACGTCCAAGAAAAAGGATGCAGCCGTAAAGAAACCGTTGAGTGAAAAAGAACGCCAGGCCCTGGCCCTGCAGCACATCAAGCAGCTCTTGCAAATGGGGCAGAAGAAAGGCAGCCTGACCTATACAGAAATCATGAACCTCATGGAAGAAGACGAACTGACGCCGGACCAGATCGATAAGATGTACGAAGTCTTTGCCGACAAGGGCATCGACATCATCGGCGAAGATGATTCCATGAATGAACACGATGATATAGATGATGAAGATGCAGAAAAAGTGCCGGATCTGCACAATGTCGACCTCAGCGTACCGGAAGGCATCAATATCGATGACCCGGTCCGCATGTACCTGAAAGAAATCGGCCGCGTCCCCCTGCTGTCGGCGACAGAAGAAATTACCCTGGCCAAGGCCATTGAAAAGGGCAATGCTCCCGATGCGACAGAAGAAGACATCAAAGCCGGCACGATTGCCAAGAAGAAACTGACCGATGCCAACCTGCGCCTCGTCGTCAGCATCGCCAAACGCTATGTCGGCCGGGGCATGTTGTTCCTGGACCTCATCCAGGAAGGGAACCTGGGCCTGTTGAAAGCCGTCGACAAGTTCGACTACAGCAAAGGCTATAAATTCAGTACCTATGCGACATGGTGGATCCGCCAGGCCATTA containing:
- the dnaG gene encoding DNA primase: MKRFSSEFIEQVRQANDIVSVISDYVSLKRQGRNFWACCPFHNEKTASFSVAADKGFFYCFGCHAHGDVFQFIMKKENLSFSDAVERLAERAHLALPVVERSAEEIARDKQRDRLYQINEMAGNFFHNCLTRTHYGQPGLAYFHKRHVSDDTIEAFKLGFAPESWDKLTTAFMKKGVTGRELVLLGLAKEKNGHFYDAFRGRVMFPIRDGRSRIVGFGGRVLDDSKPKYLNSPETPIFNKRRLLFAMDLAHKAIYEQGKAILVEGYMDVVSAHNRGIRNVVASLGTSFTPEQARLLQRQAKELVLGYDMDGAGRQATRRAMEIVRGLGMRIRVLSLPQGKDPDEYINAAGPEKFRQAVDEAPNVLDYMLMRALQQFDVTTLEGKSAITAMVLPVVAAVDNRVLLEAFLKKLAGQLQIGENAVRSEFNKYVAAHPEAGQQQVVISQSVSQENAAARGNGSMAVAEENILRFLLEKPAACGRVQAKVSPDLFADGRRRHIYQLILDTYAHQGMYTPHDIQQKLTPEEAEEVARIMVLQDVPMDENVLMDYVKRFRLADLQKQYLAHSRLAATYSRNGDARLAEELAACKKINDEMKQWS
- the rpoD gene encoding RNA polymerase sigma factor RpoD; amino-acid sequence: MVNKTTDDTKVTKKTTKKTTRRKTSKKKDAAVKKPLSEKERQALALQHIKQLLQMGQKKGSLTYTEIMNLMEEDELTPDQIDKMYEVFADKGIDIIGEDDSMNEHDDIDDEDAEKVPDLHNVDLSVPEGINIDDPVRMYLKEIGRVPLLSATEEITLAKAIEKGNAPDATEEDIKAGTIAKKKLTDANLRLVVSIAKRYVGRGMLFLDLIQEGNLGLLKAVDKFDYSKGYKFSTYATWWIRQAITRAIADQARTIRIPVHMVETINKLIRISRQLLQDKGREPLPEEIAEKMDIPVERVREIMKIAQEPVSLETPIGEEEDSHLGDFIEDSEAVAPDDAASFILLKEQIEDVFSCLTDRERKVLYLRFGLKDGRPRTLEEVGQHFNVTRERIRQIEGKALSKLRNWGKREKIKDFL